The Arachis ipaensis cultivar K30076 chromosome B07, Araip1.1, whole genome shotgun sequence genome includes a window with the following:
- the LOC107609615 gene encoding probable serine/threonine-protein kinase WNK11 isoform X2 has product MPSVNPDPSDKDAEPFVEVDPTGRYGRYTELLGSGAVKKVYRAFDQEEGIEVAWNQVKLRNFCDDPAMVDRLYSEVRLLRSLAHKNIIALYSVWKDENKNTLNFITEVCTSGNLREYRKKHRHVSLKALKKWSKQILRGLNYLHTHEPCIIHRDLNCSNVFVNGNVGQVKIGDLGLAAIVEKNHSAHSILGTPEFMAPELYDEHYTELVDIYSFGLCVLEMVTLEIPYSECDNVAKIYKKVSSGVRPDALKKVKDSEVKAFIERCIAQPRARPSASELLKDSFFDELEEDDENDETDL; this is encoded by the exons ATGCCAAGTGTTAATCCTGACCCAAGTGACAAAGATGCTGAGCCATTTGTTGAAGTTGACCCTACTGGACGCTATGGTAGATACACAGAGCTATTAGGATCTGGTGCTGTGAAGAAAGTGTACCGTGCATTTGATCAAGAAGAAGGTATAGAAGTTGCATGGAACCAAGTGAAGCTGAGAAATTTCTGTGATGACCCTGCCATGGTGGATAGGCTTTACTCTGAGGTGAGGCTTCTGAGAAGCTTAGCACACAAGAACATCATTGCACTCTACAGTGTTTGGAAGGATGAGAACAAGAACACACTGAATTTCATCACTGAGGTTTGCACAAGTGGGAATCTGAGGGAGTATAGGAAGAAGCATAGACATGTTTCATTGAAGGCACTTAAGAAGTGGTCAAAGCAGATTCTTAGAGGGTTGAATTATTTGCACACTCATGAACCCTGCATCATCCATAGGGACTTGAATTGCAGCAATGTTTTTGTCAATGGGAATGTTGGCCAG GTTAAGATTGGTGACTTGGGTTTGGCTGCAATTGTGGAGAAGAACCATTCAGCACACTCGATCCTCGGCACGCCGGAATTCATGGCACCGGAGCTATACGACGAGCACTACACGGAACTGGTGGACATATACTCATTTGGGTTGTGTGTATTGGAGATGGTGACACTTGAGATTCCTTATAGTGAGTGTGACAATGTTGCAAAGATCTACAAGAAGGTTTCTTCTGGTGTGAGGCCAGATGCACTGAAAAAGGTTAAGGATTCAGAGGTGAAGGCATTCATTGAGAGGTGCATTGCTCAACCAAGGGCAAGACCTTCTGCTTCTGAGCTTCTTAAGGATTCTTTCTTTGATGAActtgaagaagatgatgaaaatgatgaaactGATTTGTGA
- the LOC107609615 gene encoding probable serine/threonine-protein kinase WNK11 isoform X1, producing MMPSVNPDPSDKDAEPFVEVDPTGRYGRYTELLGSGAVKKVYRAFDQEEGIEVAWNQVKLRNFCDDPAMVDRLYSEVRLLRSLAHKNIIALYSVWKDENKNTLNFITEVCTSGNLREYRKKHRHVSLKALKKWSKQILRGLNYLHTHEPCIIHRDLNCSNVFVNGNVGQVKIGDLGLAAIVEKNHSAHSILGTPEFMAPELYDEHYTELVDIYSFGLCVLEMVTLEIPYSECDNVAKIYKKVSSGVRPDALKKVKDSEVKAFIERCIAQPRARPSASELLKDSFFDELEEDDENDETDL from the exons ATG ATGCCAAGTGTTAATCCTGACCCAAGTGACAAAGATGCTGAGCCATTTGTTGAAGTTGACCCTACTGGACGCTATGGTAGATACACAGAGCTATTAGGATCTGGTGCTGTGAAGAAAGTGTACCGTGCATTTGATCAAGAAGAAGGTATAGAAGTTGCATGGAACCAAGTGAAGCTGAGAAATTTCTGTGATGACCCTGCCATGGTGGATAGGCTTTACTCTGAGGTGAGGCTTCTGAGAAGCTTAGCACACAAGAACATCATTGCACTCTACAGTGTTTGGAAGGATGAGAACAAGAACACACTGAATTTCATCACTGAGGTTTGCACAAGTGGGAATCTGAGGGAGTATAGGAAGAAGCATAGACATGTTTCATTGAAGGCACTTAAGAAGTGGTCAAAGCAGATTCTTAGAGGGTTGAATTATTTGCACACTCATGAACCCTGCATCATCCATAGGGACTTGAATTGCAGCAATGTTTTTGTCAATGGGAATGTTGGCCAG GTTAAGATTGGTGACTTGGGTTTGGCTGCAATTGTGGAGAAGAACCATTCAGCACACTCGATCCTCGGCACGCCGGAATTCATGGCACCGGAGCTATACGACGAGCACTACACGGAACTGGTGGACATATACTCATTTGGGTTGTGTGTATTGGAGATGGTGACACTTGAGATTCCTTATAGTGAGTGTGACAATGTTGCAAAGATCTACAAGAAGGTTTCTTCTGGTGTGAGGCCAGATGCACTGAAAAAGGTTAAGGATTCAGAGGTGAAGGCATTCATTGAGAGGTGCATTGCTCAACCAAGGGCAAGACCTTCTGCTTCTGAGCTTCTTAAGGATTCTTTCTTTGATGAActtgaagaagatgatgaaaatgatgaaactGATTTGTGA